Within Topomyia yanbarensis strain Yona2022 chromosome 2, ASM3024719v1, whole genome shotgun sequence, the genomic segment caatacataggaaaaactggcacaatttttccaaattaaagatccctattctgttgaaaataccatttatttattttttgagccgaaatcgttgttctttggcagtttaaattcaaaatttatattattttttcactttttcatattgtaaccgtaattGATCAACTAAATATTTTCTATATGCTTGTAAGTGCGTACAAAATGTAAGATTTggttaatagctaataatgtatatacattaaaaataatatagacacattttatgttataaaccgtcgtacatgaatggttacccaaacaatgcgtccaactctatcctgtttctatgtagtataagttttattctacgaataatagagtatTGCAAtggccaaagtttggctgcacaaaagtgcacctaaaaacagaaatctttgatgaaagtagagtaaatttatatgaaaaatagttttagaagccaaaatattgattttaggttattagttccttcaacaaaaagttgtattttagtatTACCTgaaagtttgtagaacatattaaattaatcaattaaggtttttagcatggaaatatcgtaaaactgatttttgatcatattttcaaaaaacaacaattttgcctcaaatttgaggtctgatgtctgtggtatcttagaagaagttattcaaaccataatattctacaactttgtcgaagacatcgaccctctaataaaaattgttgaaatttttttttttgctcgggtactctactttagtcctacaacaaaatattctatttaaaaagttgcagaataatattgtgaacatatcctactaagaaatgctggctcaaaaatgacatctaaggcctcaaataggttttgtcccaccttttttggattggtcccactgtgcgccgtTGCTTTGGTATCGGTGAAACGTGAAACACAGAAGAGTGTTACAGAAagatttaataaaattcagttgTGAAAAATAATCACGAATTTTCGACTCGCATCCTTCCCGAAACCGGCCAAGGGAGGATCCATTCGGAGGTGATAAATTTAGTGCCTATTGCACAAATAAGGTTTACTGAATTGCAGTCCACTCTGTTGCGTAAAACGCGTTATTAGAGGATAcatacatacggaaaacaaacagtttgacgcaaaattcgATAAAAAATTTTTGCcagtggttgccattttcggagccttgaccatatatgAGAAACACATACCGAACGTTGGACCACTCAAACAATTTCGCAACAAGCATACAATATGGGAGGACATAGCTAACATAATGGCCTCCACCTTGGGTAGTCAATATACTCCTCTACAAGTTGAAAATCGCTATAAGAACGTATTGAAGCAAACAGATAAATCGAAACAAAGCAATGCCTCATCCGGAAACGTCTTAACCCAGATGGTATATAAGTAAAACATGGCTAAGAAATAGCAGCCATTGACGACTCAGTGGATCCATTCTATATTACACAGCAAGAACTCCATCGTACAAACAGTTCATCGTCAAATGTTGATAACTCAATGCCATCTCAGGGTAGACAAAAAAGAATGAACACAAACAATCTTTGGTCGAGGTATATAAAGAAACTTGTGTGAAACGAAAATTGCAATATGAGAATCGGCAACAAGCAGAAAGAGATAAAGAAGAAATACGTCAGAAAAAATGGATATTTTGAGGGATTTAGTCAAAGAAGTTTGCGATAGCTCAAATGTATGATGAGTGATGAACCAAGGATTTTCGGACAAAGTGCGTTTACTactatcaaatgaattttaaaaatccgAACCGAATCAAAAAATAAGGAGATAAAATCGGATGCTATTGAAAATCTTTACactacatatatacacacaccaCACTCGCAGATACCATACACAAATTCATACCTCCTATACACACCTCATACACACATCTCACACTCACATAAAAGGGAGCAAAACAAAGCAACCCACGCATACGGAGCAGGCACGGTGAATCCGTTCACCAGAGGCAGTTTAGTGAGGTCACCACCAACAAGCGCAGCTGAAATCATTCAGCAAGAACAGGAGGAGGGAAAACAGCAGCAACACCTTAAATTCTAGAttacacttgtagtgtgctataaaacctcaattgttacttgggagaggagctccacaagtttgtggacGCGAGAAACAATGTCAATGACATTAAGAAGATGGTCACCAGAATCagaaaggcgctactgtctgccgtgaaggaGTATGACACGGCAACGCGGAGGGCGGATGTGTCGGCTAAGGCTACTAgcttcctagcccctccgaaacaaaGCAAGAAGAAGTAGATTGGAATGGACGGAATGGCGGACGCTGTTGTTGCGGAAGGAAGGGACGTCACTCGACAgggagaaagctggagtaccgttgtaggtcggaaggaaaAACACAGGAAACAgtaaaaaagaaggaggagcaaAAAGGGGAGTAACCGTGTTCGTCAAAGCCAATGACGTGACGACGTATGGAGCGCTGATCAAGAAGGatagagaggacccggagctgaaggatttgggggaaaacgtggtaAGAATCAAACGTACATAAAAAGGTGAGATTCTCCACTAGCTGAAGAAACGACTAGCAGCTcgaccttgcaggagactattaccaaatcaatgggTGAAAAAGCAGGAGTTAAAGCCTTAAACCCGGAGATGGAAATTGTGTGTAAAGACCTTTATGAAATCACGACGGAAGACTAGCAAAGAGGTGCACTGAAGCAGCAGTGTAACCTGGGCGAAGTGCACATGatgatccggttaaggaagagATACGGAGAAAGTGAGACAGCGATGactcgtttaccggtaaccgctccagacaaggcactggagatAGGCAAAGTTACGGTTGGATGGTTGATATGCCCACTGAGacaagttatgggcagatttCCCATTCAAGAAGTGATAGAGCACTCATACGAAAGCTTCGTAATTGCGAAAATCAACGGCGttttcgtatgtagctgttacgttccttcaaggtggacagtagaacagttcagcctaatgctggagcagttaaccgagcagttgatctaTCGAAACCCGGTAGTCATTGGTAGTGACTTCAAAGTTTGGGCTGTGGAAaaggggcagtagagtaaccatcataagagggtgtatcctgcaagAAGCTccagcgaagttagacgtacgattgtgcaatgaaggttatgttagaacattttggagagacgggaggaagtctatcatcgacgtcacattctggactccttcattgacggcgaacatggattggagagtatgcgaaacgtatacgcatagtgatcaccaggcgattcgctatcGTATCAGTCAACGAAACACTGCTGCAGTACGGAGTGGGAAAATCGGCGCACGAACGTGGAAggcgaaagccttcaacaaagacctcttcatTGAGGCACTTCGGCTGAATGGcgagaccgagaacgtggatgcggctgacctaataAGAGGGATTGTCCAGCGTTTCAGttcggcgtccagcttactggtggaacgagacgcttagtacgctacgcgctgcttgtctcgtAGCCAGAAAGAGAAGAACGCAAGGCAGCGTTTCATGAAGTTAGGTCCGCTTTAAAACGgcagatcagacttagcaagtcagattgccacaagaagctgtgccgagaagtagacgcaaATCCCTGCGGCGACGCGtatcgagtcgtgatggcgaaaatgaagggcttGACGATGCCTGCCGAAATGTACCCGATTAAGCTGAAAAccatcgtcgagggtctttgcctgaagcacgatccaactgtcTGGCCACCAACACCGTCCGGcaaagaagaaggagcaaacacggacgatcggtAAATGACTAATGACGAGCTCGCAGAAGCTCCTAGCGCCTGAAATCATAGAAAGCCCACGGCCCAGTtggaataccaaacgtagtgctgaaagctgcgatcctagCATATCCGGATATGTTCAGGATGATGCtgccgaaatgaggaaggttcAGTAGCTGGTGTTGCTATCGAAGCCGGGGAAGCCACGGGGTGATCCATATGTCTGCTGGTTACACTCGGGAAATTCCTGAAAAGGATCATCCttaggttgacgaaattcagggaatgtgagcgcggactgtccaagatgcagttcggattccgcaaaggagcattgGCAGTGAATGAAATTCgaacagtgctcgagagtgctgagaaggcatctaaacagaagtgaagaggagatcgatactgcgctctGGTCACGATAAATGTGAAGGTTCCAATTAACAGCACCAGCTGGGAAGCTATCGCTGCCGCgttgcacagaatgagggttcccgactatctatgccagatcctgaagagctatttCCAGAGCAAAGTGCTATTGTACGAGACGAGCAAAGGGCACAAgacaatgcgagtcacagcgggcgtccCTCAGGGCTTCATCCGCGATTCAActatttggaacgggatgtacgatagAGTCTTAGCACTGCGGTTGTTTAGGAaaatgaaaatcgtgggtttggCGGACGACCTGTCACTaacacttgacacttgaagaagtggaggtgtcggtgacggagacaatagacgcgatctattgcatttgatttggaatccatactgactccattcaggattccgaatcaagttccgaatggtttgaccgggtgggagtgataatcgacgactgattgagcttcaacaaccatgtTGACTACGCTTGTGAAAAATCGGCAAaagcaacgaacgcaatagcgagaatcatgccaaacgtcggcgtcCCGagatgcagcacgagacgtctgctatctattGTTTCGTCATCATTACTCCAAtgtggggttcctgcctggggtgctgcgctgaaaaccaaacaAAATCGTgcaaagctgaacaggacattccggctaATGGCACGGAAAGGTAAACTtctatttgacgcagtttttgtccgggcacggatgcttccggaagtacttacatcggtttggacatgcttcgtcaccccttttcACGGAGTGtgcgaacgtgcaagagaccTCGGAACATGTGGTCGTTGACTGCCCTAGGATGTTCGTAGGGGTATGCTTGGTGTGACAGtttacaatatcgtcgaagagatgtaccacgacgagcatatctgggacgctgtcaacagagtggctacgagtatactctccgagctgcagaggaagtggtgaagggaccaacaaaataGCACCATTTGCTAGAAAGTCGGGTTTCTAgagaaaaacaaatcgaaaatagctttGTGCTACCTAATAGTTGAGATTAGGTGGGTTGATTTAGATACGGAATATATTTGCCGTGAAATTGGATTTATCAGTGGATCACCTCGACTGTCAACACCTGCACTCTTTAATCTAGTGATTTTCGCCCACTATAGTGTTTTCTATCTAAATTTCAATCTAGGAACTTGATTTTATTATAAACTGAAACCGGAATGTAAtgtaacaaacaaaaatatcatctagatatttttcagaggtgggaaacatattttcttcgTCAATACTACTTTTTATTAGAAGAAAAAACACTTAATTGTAATATTGATTGaactataaaattcaaaatttactttTAGATGCGTTTTGACAGATAAAAATGAGACCATAATCATTGCACTTTCGTGCCATCTTGCGGTCTACATCCAGCTTTAGATCGCGAATAACGAAACATTGAATTTCTttagaaattttatttattgttaagCTTGCATTGAATGCCCAGTAACATCCATATGTATAACACTTACAATGCACGTGTTTTGCTATTGAAAAGGTATCTCAACTGCCTTGTATATGAATTTTATGTGGTTTGTCTTATAGCACAGCTCTGAGAGCGAAACACTTAACAGTAagcttatccagctgcgttggtattgtgccgttcttacgtttgaattgggagggaaacaaatcgtttacatgacgaaggaaaacaaaccgcttctgggcttaagcttagggcttaaggggaggttggtagcagcgatgccagatttacagacatgtctgtattttacagacttttgatagcctcctacagacgtagccagAGATCTACAGACTGTTCAAAGAGTAACAGTGTTTAGcaaaattgcactagaataacTGTAATCGAACACGAGTGATTCCTTCTTAATAGAATTCTATTTTCGATCTACTTTTAAAGTAATATtctagtgtaactaggatttacacaaccatctacagacttttacagacattttaattattcttcaacagacatttaaaaaaacatgtggcatcactggttggtagtataaaaatgcgagatctcagtgCGCGTATTTTAAACGTTAGATATGATAACTCAATAAACGTAcgcactgataaaataaagtacccattaatgcgtagaaaactacgcattttcaataaaagtggaataacccattaaatggaTAGAGTTTGTACTtataaatgagtacagaccttcTTGTACGTCAATCTGGGTATGTtgtacccattatttttcgcagaactgttacaacaaaatgcgtaaaaaatacccattcatgaaaatcgcgccagaatgcaAAAAACCTGTtattagaattatttctgaattgaaaaaaaaaaacaaaatgacaTTCAtccacattattgtctccttataaaagtataggaatctagatagatATCCTATActaaaactacttaacaaaataaaaccgccaactcgatatatttttgatggctggatttTTTGGCTGCTCTgaaaatgccgaactggcgcatatttgcaacatcctcagtagtctaaacagccgttgttttcggagcattgccgaaatgttccgtttccgccacggactccgatgcaggctgataatttgcaggttccgctacagatatgccaggtacttttttcaaatatctgcaataataattttaaaagtctgggaagaacaaaaaatgtcaggaaagctagtgtaaccaaaagcctttatattcaaaaatctgtaactatttgcaaccaaactaaaaaatctgcaaatatctgcgtcatcgaaaaaatctgcagattaaattaaaagtctgcgaatttgcagacttgtctgcaaatctggcaacTCTGTTCCGCTACGATCCTTagttaactcgcttgaaatacttcttaaggatttttcacccattattaagatcaatatacctacccattgacattacctcatcgagtagttgtgaaatggataaaaagtactcattgttagaaacaaaaaatacccattcttttgacagctcgaataatttCCGAAAATgagcaatttgaatacataaaataagTAGTTTTTTTTACCGTGCGGATTATCAGTGTGTCGCTTACGACCTATTGAAAATCCAACCGCGATTAGGGtccattcataaatgacgtagctttttgggggtagggagggtataccaaatttgtggcgaagtgtgacgagggagagggtagggtcagaagttgtgcgacgtaacattaagtttaaatttttttgacgagcatcaaaacccattgattagagaaaacaatttaatgtttctccattcccaagacaattaaatttaaattcacataaattacaatatatacgcgaacggaggtcttagtggaatgtacgtaatgtttcaaaggttttcttccatttaattccactatgtgtGTGGaatatagtggaattaaatggaagaaaacctttgaaacatcACATAAATTACTTTTCATGCGGTTTTTCattaggtaaattttacgattcgcggactTACAagctcgcaaaaatacgaaaagattcagtatgcggatttaacttgctacattagttagctaatgttgctaacttaTAGACGTAGTTTGGTAACTCAATTAAATTTCTCTATGGATTCAAGCAAACGAAATTTAGTAAttaagatgaacgtatgcttctaagaatcattggcagctgcaggattgtgagcTGAGTGAACTTTATGCTCCcctaaaattcaaaacaaaaccatcaatactatatttgtcgtgaaatggacttattttgtacgcaatttgctgttataatgaaaatgttaataaatgtcgtcaaacattttgaaaggacatgtattcaaaataattgaaaaacatatgtaattttttttgtcaTCCTCCCGCCACGTTGCacaggggggagggggatcggtaaatgctacgttatacACGAAGGGGAGGTTAgcattttgtgaccaaatgctacgagggagGAGAGGGGTAAAAAATGCCGAAAAAATCTACGTCATTTATGTACGACCCTTACACCATTCCAATCTCGCGCCATCTGGGTTTGGAAAATTCTTGCTATATTGCAAATCTGACGTATAAAGGACGCCACTGTTGCGCTATAAAACGTGCTATAAAACAATGGCTCAAATCGGCACTACCAACTGTAATGGCGCTCAAAACAAAATTCCGTTTGTATGAATGAAGTGTGAAGAAAGGTGAcctgtagttttctacaaagtaagttgatttttaaattaggAGTGAATTAAATCGATTGTTTTGTAAAAAATCAGGTGGAATTGTGgctgtaatatttaaaaaaaccagTTTGCTCGGAGTGATTGCGTACTGTAAAACAGTTTCTGAGTTCGCTCGTCTCGGACCGTGGTTTGACCGTTTATTTTCATAACAGTGAAGGTCACTCGATCGGTACACAGTAATGGCTCCGATAGTGGACAACAACCAGTTTGAATTGTTACCACCGCCACCAGCAGTAGAAACTCCTGGCAAGAAACGCAAACGAAATGCAGAAACCAATCCGTTTCTTTCCTTCTCGGACCAAACATTCAGCATTCCGTCATCCACTCCAATTCACAACAAACAGATCGATGGTAGTGCCTTCGAGAATCCTAGCTTCCGTTACAACAGTAGCAACAAGGAGAATTACAACATTTTCTCCGAATCATGCATGGAGGTGAAATCGATTGCCGAACTGGCATCGGTTGCCGGGGAAAACCCATACGAGGTGATTAGAAAACCTccgaagaaaaagaaaaagcaATCGGATTTTGAGGACAGTTGCTTCGTTAATCCGGGATTAAACTTAGCTGCAATTGATAAGCCATCGGTTAACCCGTTCGAAGTTGTACGAAGCGAGGAACCAGAAAGAAAAGGAAATGATTCCTGCTTTGTAAACGGCGCACTcaacatcaagggacgagataAGGGAGAAGGAATTAATCCGTTTGAGATCCTTCGTCCAACGGCTGCGGTTGAAGCAGCTGTACGCGAGAGCAGTTCGGCCGATGGGTTGAAAGGTATAGAAAATCCGGCTTTGGAAATGCCGACTTATGCGTTGGCTGTACCGTTTACTCCATCGATTAATCACCGAATAAATTTTCAGGTAGTATCTGATTatttccatattaaatttacaaaagggcgaataagatttgtaaacaaacttttattttgatggtttctcttaatttattataacttcaacgcagaaaacaattgaaattacttctacgaagggtaaaaatttacattaacgcatatttttcatgaaattccactctgcagcagactaatgagcgaaacaagtttgtttacaaaaaacagtttcgcccttttgacgaattaatattgatttgtcctaatcattttatttttatttaaatgagtGCGTATTTTTTTCTAGGAACTATCACCGAGTGCCTTAACTCCTTGTCAGATGCTTACCAAGAATTTGGTCTTTAGCCCAGACCCGACCAAAGACAGCAACCTGATTACGCCCAAGCGTAACGCAATCGTCACGAAGCGTAAATCACTTTCGGTTATCAACGAAGAACCGTTGGATATCGGAGAAGAGCTTGATTGCTATCAGCTGGAACTGGAAAACAGCATCAACGAAGCCAAAGCACTGAAGCAGAAAACCGTTGGGGATTCGACGGGTGGCCGGAAAAGTCGACGTAGTTTAATAGATGTCAAGCACATTAGCAATCTTTCGATGAAGTTAGAGCAGCTTGAAGAGTCGGACGGTGAAGGTGAAGAACGTGAAGTTACTGAATCGGTTGAGCCAAAAACCGAAGAGACGACTAATATAACTGAAATAACCACTCCAGCTCAAGCAACATTTACTGTTGTTAAAGAAACTTCTATCAGAGAAGAGATTCGTATCAACGTGACCAATCCGGACGTTCAATTCGAAGAAGTGGATGACTTTGAAGACGAAGAACAGGATGTGGATTTGTTTGCCAATCCGGCACCTTTTCAGCGAGCATATCGAAAGAAGGAAGACCCAAAACCTCAGCCGGAAGCTGATTTCAAACAACCGGAACCAGTGAGTGCCGGCCTCAAATCACATA encodes:
- the LOC131685522 gene encoding uncharacterized protein LOC131685522; the protein is MAPIVDNNQFELLPPPPAVETPGKKRKRNAETNPFLSFSDQTFSIPSSTPIHNKQIDGSAFENPSFRYNSSNKENYNIFSESCMEVKSIAELASVAGENPYEVIRKPPKKKKKQSDFEDSCFVNPGLNLAAIDKPSVNPFEVVRSEEPERKGNDSCFVNGALNIKGRDKGEGINPFEILRPTAAVEAAVRESSSADGLKGIENPALEMPTYALAVPFTPSINHRINFQELSPSALTPCQMLTKNLVFSPDPTKDSNLITPKRNAIVTKRKSLSVINEEPLDIGEELDCYQLELENSINEAKALKQKTVGDSTGGRKSRRSLIDVKHISNLSMKLEQLEESDGEGEEREVTESVEPKTEETTNITEITTPAQATFTVVKETSIREEIRINVTNPDVQFEEVDDFEDEEQDVDLFANPAPFQRAYRKKEDPKPQPEADFKQPEPVSAGLKSHKFKETIRRSFRKLMHPKHQELEVECHEKPKPEEPHSGGLMSTIRHSLRRKTHKGKAEEEEDRQNDEAVLEMSIIVETPRTVFKQPSNDGYKPIAGGSVDKMGSTLRSSLRRSTKDMKKHVMKSVFKQKVGDEK